From one Nitrosopumilus sp. genomic stretch:
- a CDS encoding PEFG-CTERM sorting domain-containing protein: protein MRKITTLTLLMTSIILSSPSFAFAESVQEKSEFASSLEETLGHFWALEQNLDDKNAELALIHATHPISELYDSMKPQLKAADPSLDAQVQKTLMDLKDKANTSISRAQAQQAIDDAKGVVEIARSTIVGDYLSNSVDTKLILMKVLLDTSIAEYGEAVSDGVIGEMAEFQDGSAFVWRSQQIFAEIEPNIDAHIAEEIEESYEYLWQAYDAKADPSEIQTIANRIIHELDESQEPKIEFASSLEETLGHFWALEQNLDDKNAELALIHATHPISELYDSMKPQLKAADPSLDAQVQKTLMDLKDKANTSISRAQAQQAIDDAKGVVEIARSTIVGDYLSNSVDTKLILMKVLLDTSIAEYGEAVSDGVIGEMAEFQDGSAFVWRSQQIFAEIESDIDAHIAEEIKESYEDLWNAYDVMANPLQVETLAGGIIHEIDEVLGVEDEGNDLLEYVETIEELLDQTKQEYAKGDTDLALSLATKAYLDNYEFLEAPLIELGQRELMEEVEVMLREELRGMIRNGEPVSEVNAQIDAIQAKMKTIGTVVPEFGTIAMMVLVVAITSIIAITAKSRINLRV from the coding sequence ATGAGAAAAATAACTACATTGACACTTTTGATGACTTCGATAATTTTGTCAAGTCCATCTTTTGCTTTTGCTGAATCAGTTCAAGAAAAATCTGAGTTTGCTTCATCCCTTGAGGAAACATTAGGTCACTTTTGGGCACTTGAACAAAACCTAGATGATAAAAATGCTGAACTGGCATTGATTCATGCTACACATCCAATTTCAGAATTGTATGACTCCATGAAACCACAGCTAAAGGCAGCAGATCCTTCACTTGATGCACAAGTTCAGAAGACATTGATGGATTTGAAAGACAAGGCAAATACCAGCATATCACGAGCACAAGCTCAGCAGGCAATTGACGATGCAAAAGGCGTTGTTGAAATTGCACGCTCTACTATTGTAGGTGATTATCTCAGCAACTCAGTTGACACAAAATTGATTTTGATGAAAGTTCTACTTGATACATCAATAGCAGAATACGGTGAAGCCGTCTCTGATGGTGTAATTGGAGAAATGGCTGAATTCCAAGACGGTTCTGCATTTGTCTGGAGGTCACAGCAAATCTTTGCTGAAATAGAACCTAACATTGACGCTCATATTGCAGAAGAGATTGAAGAATCCTATGAATATCTATGGCAAGCATACGATGCTAAAGCTGATCCTTCAGAAATTCAAACTATTGCAAATAGAATTATTCATGAACTAGATGAATCACAAGAACCAAAAATAGAGTTTGCTTCATCCCTTGAGGAAACATTAGGTCACTTTTGGGCACTTGAACAAAACCTAGATGATAAAAATGCTGAACTGGCATTGATTCATGCTACACATCCAATTTCAGAATTGTATGACTCCATGAAACCACAGCTAAAGGCAGCAGATCCTTCACTTGATGCACAAGTTCAGAAGACATTGATGGATTTGAAAGACAAGGCAAATACCAGCATATCACGAGCACAAGCTCAGCAGGCAATTGACGATGCAAAAGGCGTTGTTGAAATTGCACGCTCTACTATTGTAGGTGATTATCTCAGCAACTCAGTTGACACAAAATTGATTTTGATGAAAGTTCTACTTGATACATCAATAGCAGAATACGGTGAAGCCGTCTCTGATGGTGTAATTGGAGAAATGGCTGAATTCCAAGACGGTTCTGCATTTGTCTGGAGGTCACAGCAAATCTTTGCTGAAATAGAATCTGACATTGACGCTCATATTGCAGAAGAGATTAAAGAATCCTATGAAGACTTGTGGAATGCATATGATGTAATGGCCAATCCTTTACAAGTTGAAACTTTAGCTGGAGGTATTATCCATGAAATTGATGAAGTCTTAGGTGTTGAGGATGAAGGCAATGATTTGTTAGAGTATGTAGAAACCATTGAAGAATTGCTTGATCAAACAAAACAAGAATATGCAAAAGGAGATACTGATTTGGCATTAAGTCTTGCCACAAAGGCATATCTTGATAACTATGAGTTTCTTGAGGCACCCTTGATTGAACTTGGTCAGCGAGAGTTGATGGAAGAAGTTGAAGTCATGTTGCGTGAAGAACTCCGAGGCATGATTCGAAATGGTGAGCCAGTATCCGAAGTCAATGCTCAGATTGATGCAATTCAAGCTAAAATGAAAACCATTGGAACTGTTGTGCCAGAATTTGGAACAATAGCAATGATGGTACTAGTTGTCGCAATCACAAGCATTATTGCAATTACTGCAAAATCTAGAATAAATCTAAGAGTCTAA
- a CDS encoding hydantoinase/oxoprolinase family protein: MTEKNRIRVGIDVGGTFTKAVAIDIKTGTILGKSTVMTTHTNERGVSAGIVNALSNILETSKISIDDIELISHSTTQAINALLEKDTFKVGIVAMGVGPEKKNIIKRTKLSDNKINSEHDINTCHCFLDTSHLISEEEVTTAINKLKNDGAKVIIATEAFGVDDPSNEKFVMNVCSKLGLPSTASHEISGIYGLEIRTLTSAVNASVLPKTFQVANYVEDAIRDFGINSPLMIMKGDGGVTNMNTFRTKPILTILSGPAASVAGALLYQRITNGIFVEVGGTSTNICVIKNGKPEIRYVTIKDHPTCVRSIDVRILGVAGGSMCQIKDNRILGVGPRSAHIAGLKYSCFADPSELEGGKIISIKPTENDNDEYVAISSKGKIFAITNTCAANALGMVDSDDYAYASPDSAKIALKILSEHLGMSYSEVAMSIIQTASFTITKEISKILKEFQISPSTTQIVGGGGGASVLVPFVAKQLGIKYSKCKHSEIISSIGVASSMLQEELEITMAEPTPEKISVAHKKIHNIMIDRGALSESITISSEYIPEKSILRVIATGNVELDSSATSKTIFTLDEALTRCSEIIKLPESLIELSFETEHYFVFTGHIEKKRMFSKHNRHHIIVLDRFGRLKLSIKNGKIFQGGKLSMLEDIDDFLESRSSDIAPQVYLLTDLKLIDYSSLTSNSHIIDAVRQEISDNDKAAVIIEI; this comes from the coding sequence ATGACTGAAAAAAATCGAATTAGAGTTGGAATTGATGTTGGTGGCACCTTTACCAAAGCTGTAGCCATTGACATCAAGACTGGAACTATCTTGGGAAAATCAACTGTGATGACTACTCATACTAATGAACGAGGCGTATCTGCAGGAATTGTAAATGCACTATCTAATATCCTAGAAACATCGAAAATTTCTATTGATGATATTGAATTAATATCTCACAGTACAACACAAGCAATCAATGCATTATTAGAAAAAGATACTTTCAAAGTTGGTATTGTTGCAATGGGTGTTGGTCCAGAGAAAAAAAATATAATTAAACGCACAAAACTCTCAGATAACAAGATTAATTCTGAACATGATATAAACACATGTCATTGTTTTCTTGATACCTCACATTTGATTTCAGAAGAAGAAGTTACAACAGCAATTAACAAATTAAAAAATGATGGTGCAAAAGTTATAATCGCTACTGAGGCATTTGGAGTTGATGATCCGTCAAATGAAAAATTTGTAATGAATGTATGCTCCAAACTGGGGCTTCCATCTACTGCCTCACATGAAATCTCTGGAATTTATGGGCTAGAAATTAGAACCCTGACTTCTGCAGTTAATGCTAGTGTTTTGCCAAAAACATTTCAAGTTGCAAACTATGTCGAGGATGCTATACGAGATTTTGGTATAAACTCCCCCTTGATGATAATGAAAGGAGATGGAGGTGTTACAAATATGAACACCTTTAGAACAAAACCCATACTTACTATACTCTCAGGCCCAGCTGCCAGTGTAGCAGGAGCTTTGCTTTATCAGAGAATTACCAACGGTATTTTTGTTGAAGTTGGTGGAACTAGTACAAACATTTGTGTTATCAAAAATGGAAAGCCAGAAATCCGTTATGTTACAATCAAAGATCATCCCACATGTGTTAGATCCATTGATGTTAGAATACTGGGAGTTGCAGGAGGCAGTATGTGTCAAATTAAGGATAACAGGATACTTGGTGTGGGCCCTAGGAGTGCTCATATTGCTGGTTTGAAATATTCCTGTTTTGCGGATCCCTCTGAACTTGAAGGAGGCAAAATCATCTCAATAAAGCCAACTGAAAACGATAATGATGAATATGTTGCAATTTCATCAAAAGGTAAAATTTTTGCAATTACCAATACCTGTGCTGCAAACGCTTTGGGCATGGTTGATAGTGATGACTATGCGTATGCTTCCCCAGACTCTGCCAAGATTGCTTTGAAGATATTATCTGAACATCTTGGAATGTCATATTCTGAGGTGGCAATGTCGATAATTCAAACTGCGTCATTTACCATCACGAAAGAAATCAGTAAAATTCTAAAAGAATTTCAAATATCTCCTTCCACAACTCAGATTGTTGGCGGTGGGGGAGGGGCATCAGTATTGGTACCTTTTGTTGCAAAACAACTAGGAATAAAATACTCAAAGTGTAAACATTCTGAAATAATATCTTCTATCGGAGTGGCGTCATCCATGCTTCAAGAAGAATTGGAAATTACTATGGCAGAACCAACGCCTGAAAAAATATCTGTAGCCCATAAAAAAATTCACAACATTATGATTGATAGAGGGGCATTGTCTGAATCCATAACGATAAGTAGCGAGTATATCCCTGAGAAATCAATTCTTCGCGTTATTGCAACTGGAAATGTGGAACTTGATAGCTCTGCTACTTCAAAGACTATTTTTACATTAGATGAAGCCCTAACACGATGTTCTGAAATAATTAAACTTCCTGAATCTCTTATTGAGTTAAGTTTTGAAACTGAGCATTACTTTGTATTTACAGGTCATATTGAAAAAAAGAGAATGTTTAGCAAACACAACAGACATCATATAATAGTCTTGGATAGATTTGGAAGACTAAAACTTTCAATCAAAAATGGAAAGATCTTTCAAGGAGGCAAGCTTAGCATGTTAGAAGATATCGATGATTTCTTAGAGTCTAGAAGCAGTGACATTGCACCACAAGTATATCTTTTAACAGATCTAAAACTCATTGATTATTCCAGTCTCACATCTAACTCTCATATTATTGATGCAGTACGACAGGAAATCAGTGACAATGATAAAGCTGCAGTAATAATTGAAATTTAA
- a CDS encoding FTR1 family protein produces MVFLFSTLLVPNFSVHGQSNNSDTTLLFIKSVTSLSLDMLADYVEQGDVESAKNISMTITSYFPLHLQTLRQHDLETSDEIHLLLLDIHSSIGKSDNQKILSEINTVQNLLERYKYDSPDFGKTIAQILTLVDEQYQFSAQNDVSSSYQLSVKLVDLSIELFGNTNYDERLTLEISSFLDELKIKIENKDDFHSVGTLISVINRDFVGTETVVYDKQKLYENIRSLYEELFAALDQGDYAKAEELGIEAYLENFEYLEADIEKVDPKLLYELEIDMREELREMIQDKQDVKRIKTFVSDSILPDLANAEEQVKSLGSAGLSDIVLEKELKDMGDASEGAKESVRNEIDFIRDTLQALLVQYDEGDFQSAYTSARTAYLDSYEFVEIPLRTIDPDFTLEVEFQFAELRSMIQNQAPSEDIQEVVIAIKRNLDESERLVSGVGTLAPMIAFTSSFAIIFREGLESVLILGAVLSYLEASRNNQFKKYVYYGVLAAFGATAVTWVIASYVIEISGANRELIEAIAALSATAVLFYVSFWVLNKIEHKKWMEFVKAKVWQASATGSVMVFVMLAFFTVYREGFETVLFYQAMSGFAKYMELQVGLGFVLGIVSLIAIYYGMRRLGRKLPLRALFGLTMGVGAYLSIAFLGNAVRELQVLDIVPYTGMIGIIPRLDINLATMTGIYPTLETIVSQIILLGIYLAASSYVLVVRPKREKQIAMMRKSRSTVDD; encoded by the coding sequence ATGGTTTTTCTTTTCTCTACATTACTTGTACCCAATTTTTCTGTTCATGGACAGTCAAATAATTCTGATACCACTCTACTTTTTATCAAAAGTGTGACTTCGCTCTCCCTTGACATGCTTGCAGATTATGTTGAACAAGGAGATGTGGAAAGTGCAAAAAATATCTCAATGACTATTACATCATATTTTCCCTTACATTTGCAGACTTTGAGACAACACGATCTTGAGACTTCTGATGAAATACATCTGCTGTTGTTAGACATACACAGCAGTATTGGAAAATCAGATAACCAAAAGATACTTTCTGAAATTAACACTGTTCAAAATTTGCTGGAGAGATACAAATATGATTCTCCAGACTTTGGAAAAACTATTGCACAAATATTGACCCTAGTTGATGAACAATACCAATTTTCTGCTCAAAATGATGTTTCGTCATCATACCAACTATCTGTGAAACTTGTGGATCTGTCAATTGAATTGTTTGGAAATACAAATTATGATGAACGATTAACTCTTGAGATTAGTTCTTTTCTTGATGAATTGAAAATAAAAATTGAAAATAAAGATGATTTTCATTCAGTTGGAACCCTAATCTCAGTAATAAATCGAGATTTTGTTGGAACTGAAACTGTAGTGTATGACAAACAGAAACTCTATGAAAACATCAGGTCTCTATATGAAGAATTATTTGCAGCGTTAGACCAAGGAGATTACGCTAAAGCAGAAGAGTTAGGAATTGAGGCATATTTGGAAAATTTTGAGTATCTGGAAGCTGACATTGAAAAAGTAGACCCAAAATTGCTTTATGAGTTAGAGATAGACATGCGTGAAGAACTTCGAGAAATGATTCAAGACAAGCAAGACGTAAAGAGAATCAAAACATTCGTAAGTGATTCCATTTTGCCTGATCTTGCAAACGCAGAAGAACAGGTAAAATCTCTTGGGAGTGCTGGATTATCTGATATTGTTTTAGAAAAAGAACTAAAAGATATGGGCGATGCATCTGAAGGTGCAAAAGAAAGTGTCAGAAACGAAATTGATTTCATTAGAGACACTCTTCAGGCTTTGTTAGTTCAATATGATGAGGGTGATTTTCAATCAGCTTACACTTCAGCAAGAACTGCATATCTTGACAGCTATGAGTTTGTTGAAATCCCGCTACGTACAATTGACCCTGATTTTACCCTTGAGGTGGAATTTCAATTTGCAGAGCTACGAAGCATGATACAAAATCAAGCTCCTTCTGAGGACATACAAGAAGTTGTAATTGCAATAAAACGAAATCTTGACGAATCAGAAAGACTAGTCAGCGGTGTAGGCACACTTGCACCTATGATTGCCTTTACATCATCATTTGCAATAATTTTTAGAGAAGGTCTGGAATCTGTGTTGATTTTAGGTGCAGTCCTGTCTTATCTTGAAGCATCACGAAATAATCAATTCAAAAAATATGTGTACTACGGTGTGCTTGCTGCATTTGGTGCAACAGCAGTTACTTGGGTGATTGCATCGTATGTTATTGAAATCTCTGGTGCAAATCGGGAACTTATAGAAGCGATTGCCGCATTGTCTGCAACTGCTGTTTTGTTTTATGTTAGTTTTTGGGTTTTAAATAAAATTGAGCATAAAAAATGGATGGAATTTGTAAAGGCAAAAGTTTGGCAAGCTTCTGCAACTGGTAGTGTGATGGTGTTTGTTATGTTGGCTTTCTTTACCGTATATAGAGAAGGATTTGAAACTGTCTTATTTTATCAGGCAATGTCTGGATTTGCAAAGTATATGGAATTACAAGTCGGTCTTGGATTTGTGCTTGGAATTGTATCGTTGATAGCAATCTATTATGGAATGCGTAGATTGGGAAGAAAATTGCCCTTACGTGCATTGTTTGGATTGACGATGGGTGTTGGCGCGTATCTTTCAATAGCATTTTTGGGAAATGCAGTAAGGGAATTACAAGTTTTAGATATTGTTCCTTATACTGGAATGATTGGAATCATACCTCGTCTTGACATCAATTTGGCTACGATGACAGGAATCTACCCCACTCTTGAAACTATTGTATCGCAAATCATCCTATTGGGCATCTATCTTGCTGCCTCATCATACGTATTGGTAGTTAGACCAAAACGTGAAAAACAAATAGCCATGATGCGTAAGTCAAGAAGTACTGTTGATGACTGA
- a CDS encoding response regulator: MNNKSLRILVVEDEEALAEYYKTVLESEGHKVFVARNGKEEFEIYEKEIRSHPFGKLPFDLIVSDNSMPEMTGIEAGQKILELEPAQKFFFVTGEEQSILDSFNVDGKNIDVEQKPFKTEKFLNKVEILTQN, encoded by the coding sequence GTGAATAACAAATCCTTGAGGATTCTTGTAGTCGAAGACGAGGAGGCACTAGCCGAATATTACAAAACTGTTTTGGAATCTGAGGGACACAAGGTCTTTGTTGCTCGTAATGGAAAGGAGGAATTTGAAATTTATGAAAAGGAGATAAGGTCACATCCATTTGGAAAACTTCCATTTGATCTGATTGTAAGTGATAACTCTATGCCTGAAATGACAGGGATTGAGGCAGGACAGAAAATACTCGAACTTGAACCTGCTCAAAAATTCTTTTTTGTCACTGGTGAGGAGCAATCCATCTTGGATTCATTTAATGTGGATGGGAAAAATATTGATGTTGAACAAAAACCATTCAAAACTGAGAAATTCTTGAATAAGGTAGAAATACTAACTCAAAACTAA
- a CDS encoding excalibur calcium-binding domain-containing protein: MNDKGTKIAAMIVVPFVLFIAIGMVYESSTGLNMITGERKTSGVGADKWGEEELSKITQSTTNPSITSKPSCDESYPSVCIPQYPPDLDCDEIAYSNFIVRGSDPHGFDRDGDGIGCEK, encoded by the coding sequence ATGAATGACAAGGGAACCAAAATTGCAGCAATGATTGTTGTACCATTTGTACTATTCATTGCAATTGGTATGGTTTACGAGTCATCTACAGGACTAAACATGATTACAGGTGAGAGAAAAACATCGGGAGTAGGTGCTGACAAATGGGGAGAAGAGGAATTATCCAAAATTACTCAAAGCACTACCAATCCATCTATTACATCAAAGCCTTCTTGTGATGAGTCATATCCTTCAGTGTGTATACCACAATATCCGCCAGATCTTGATTGTGACGAGATTGCATATTCCAACTTTATTGTTAGAGGTTCGGATCCTCATGGATTTGACAGAGATGGTGATGGAATTGGCTGTGAAAAATAA
- a CDS encoding winged helix-turn-helix domain-containing protein, with protein MAVYRSPTKVVGEILTIAEQTGQQGIRPTPLMAKANIPSSKLSKFMKNLTNAGLIATKEIDKKMHL; from the coding sequence ATGGCTGTGTATAGAAGTCCAACTAAAGTAGTAGGTGAAATTCTCACCATTGCTGAACAAACAGGTCAACAAGGAATCCGGCCAACTCCTTTGATGGCAAAGGCTAACATACCATCTTCAAAACTCTCAAAATTTATGAAAAATCTGACTAATGCCGGATTAATTGCAACTAAAGAAATTGATAAAAAAATGCATTTGTGA
- a CDS encoding SRPBCC family protein, which yields MTLVTKSIDIKTPVENVFTYFARPEHVSDQIKNDTVGMTVVPMDIKEGMGVGTTFRIIGDFSGKRLEWDCETTEFIRNEKITAKQIEGPFKRWQITNEFKALGNNLTRVTMSVDYEMPFGPLGAILDKAKFAKSAEKGMETALYNVRGLLEGNGSIPVYITLDAYQKLLAEKKKMNDVPVSTALTAIIEKYNEIEAKTQN from the coding sequence TTGACCCTCGTTACAAAATCAATCGATATTAAAACACCTGTAGAGAATGTTTTTACCTACTTTGCAAGACCAGAGCACGTTTCTGACCAAATCAAAAATGACACGGTAGGTATGACGGTGGTTCCTATGGATATCAAAGAAGGAATGGGTGTAGGTACAACCTTCAGAATTATCGGTGACTTTAGCGGTAAACGTCTAGAGTGGGATTGTGAGACAACTGAATTTATCAGAAATGAAAAGATTACAGCAAAACAAATTGAAGGCCCATTTAAGAGATGGCAAATCACAAATGAATTCAAAGCCTTGGGAAATAATCTCACCAGAGTAACCATGTCTGTAGATTACGAAATGCCATTTGGTCCGCTAGGAGCAATTTTGGATAAAGCAAAATTCGCAAAATCTGCTGAGAAAGGAATGGAAACTGCTCTTTACAACGTTAGAGGTTTACTAGAAGGAAATGGTTCAATTCCAGTTTACATAACACTAGATGCATACCAAAAACTTCTTGCCGAAAAGAAAAAGATGAACGATGTTCCAGTTTCAACTGCACTTACGGCAATTATTGAAAAGTACAATGAAATTGAAGCAAAAACCCAAAACTAA
- a CDS encoding COX15/CtaA family protein, which produces MAIQYLALTTLVVLYSLMFIGGYISAAGLGLTCPEWPLCPNGVMPSEEYLIEWIHRTTAATTGLLVISTMIASLINKNSDLKIKITSSLATGLVITQITLGALVIDTKLHAVLVAIHLGIGIWLFAMVLLTTLFAFRISRITVKPTV; this is translated from the coding sequence TTGGCTATACAATATCTTGCATTAACTACGCTGGTTGTTCTGTATTCGTTGATGTTTATTGGTGGCTATATTTCAGCTGCAGGACTTGGTCTGACTTGTCCTGAATGGCCTCTGTGCCCTAATGGAGTGATGCCTTCTGAGGAATATCTAATTGAATGGATTCATAGAACAACTGCTGCAACCACTGGATTATTAGTAATTTCAACTATGATTGCAAGTCTGATTAACAAGAATTCTGACTTGAAAATAAAAATTACAAGTTCACTTGCAACTGGATTGGTGATTACTCAAATTACCTTAGGCGCACTGGTAATTGATACAAAACTTCATGCGGTTCTGGTTGCAATTCATCTGGGTATTGGAATCTGGCTATTTGCGATGGTGTTGCTAACAACATTGTTTGCATTTAGAATTTCTAGAATAACTGTGAAACCTACAGTCTAG
- a CDS encoding plastocyanin/azurin family copper-binding protein has product MKLSHDNSQVYRTTPARTGKMMIIMLGICIVGGVIFFSMWDYWISQPAPVVGMMSETIEHDVQAAFTGVHIPVTLSFIESSDFRTLAFNALPGEPDNNPTINADVGDEINFSVINNGKSFHSFGVTKATEGFSGIIPGSEVASASNPLKPGEGGDSKFIPGEEGTYYYICTVPGHREQGMVGKIVVGDVPVEEVMETEPEVMEEVMEATPEPEVMEEVAEPEPVAYDGVISIPDGSSVPGCEETYECYIPYHVTVSAGDEITWSNDDSAAHTVTSGTPSDGPDGNFDSSLFMAGNTFSVTLDEAGEYPYFCMVHPWMVGIVTVN; this is encoded by the coding sequence ATGAAATTGAGTCACGATAATTCCCAAGTTTACAGAACAACTCCAGCCAGAACTGGAAAAATGATGATAATCATGTTAGGTATCTGCATTGTCGGCGGAGTAATCTTCTTTTCAATGTGGGATTATTGGATTTCACAACCAGCTCCTGTTGTGGGTATGATGAGTGAAACTATTGAACATGATGTACAAGCTGCTTTTACCGGAGTTCACATTCCAGTTACTTTATCATTTATAGAATCAAGTGATTTTAGGACTCTGGCATTTAATGCGTTACCCGGAGAACCTGATAACAATCCAACAATCAACGCTGATGTTGGTGATGAAATTAATTTCTCTGTAATTAATAATGGAAAATCATTTCATTCATTTGGTGTAACCAAAGCCACTGAAGGATTTTCAGGAATTATTCCTGGATCTGAAGTTGCATCTGCATCAAATCCATTAAAACCTGGTGAGGGTGGAGACTCTAAATTCATTCCTGGTGAAGAAGGAACTTACTATTACATTTGTACTGTTCCAGGTCACAGAGAACAAGGAATGGTTGGTAAAATCGTTGTAGGTGATGTTCCAGTCGAAGAAGTTATGGAAACAGAACCAGAAGTAATGGAAGAAGTTATGGAAGCAACACCAGAACCAGAGGTAATGGAAGAAGTTGCAGAACCAGAACCTGTAGCATATGATGGAGTGATATCTATCCCAGATGGTTCATCCGTTCCAGGATGTGAAGAAACATATGAATGCTATATTCCATACCATGTTACAGTTTCAGCAGGTGATGAGATTACTTGGTCAAATGATGATTCAGCAGCTCACACGGTTACAAGTGGAACACCTTCAGATGGTCCTGATGGAAACTTTGATAGTAGTTTGTTTATGGCAGGAAATACATTCTCAGTAACATTAGATGAAGCAGGTGAATACCCATACTTTTGTATGGTTCATCCTTGGATGGTAGGTATAGTTACAGTAAACTAG
- a CDS encoding cbb3-type cytochrome c oxidase subunit I — translation MVLELQKPRPIWQIMFSTHHTDVGLLYLISSLAFLFLGGTLALAIRAELFLPGAQIIGDAMTFNRIFTVHGTTLIFLFIIPFASAVGNYYVPIMVRYKDMAYPKLNAIAFWMIPPAGALIWLGFADFTWYATPPYSIISAPGPAADMWIFGLKILGISSVLGAINFVVTILKCKHPDMSIGQVPLLAWSFLSSSLIILVAIPTFAAALLMLLTDRLGVSGFFNPAMGGDPIAYAHLFWFTFHPEVYVLVIPAIGMMYEIIPRFSRKPIYSYNSGVFAFVLLSIVGFSSWAHHMYATGMSFTEKTVFMVGTLAAVPASAMHVFNFIATMWNGRIKFSTPMMWAVGGIALFFSAGAGGVANAAMPLDFTTHDTYWVVGHFHLFVMGTIAFGSVGFLYYMFPYVTGRMYNETMGKVHFAMSFIGTVLVFFTQHVLGLYGMPRRIFDYPPIPEWIAMNQIATVGAMIIGVSMAIFLANMIYSSGKGKLANTEDPFGVGGKYYYPFEAKNPSH, via the coding sequence ATGGTTCTAGAACTGCAAAAACCACGTCCAATCTGGCAAATTATGTTTTCGACACATCATACTGATGTAGGTTTACTTTATCTGATTTCATCACTGGCATTCTTGTTCCTAGGAGGAACCTTGGCTCTTGCAATTAGAGCAGAGTTGTTCTTGCCAGGAGCACAAATTATTGGTGATGCGATGACCTTTAACAGAATCTTTACAGTTCATGGTACAACGCTAATCTTCTTGTTTATCATTCCATTTGCATCTGCAGTTGGTAACTACTACGTTCCAATCATGGTCAGATACAAAGACATGGCATATCCAAAACTCAATGCAATCGCATTCTGGATGATTCCACCAGCTGGCGCACTTATCTGGTTGGGATTTGCGGACTTTACTTGGTATGCAACTCCGCCCTACTCTATTATCAGCGCACCAGGTCCAGCTGCTGACATGTGGATTTTTGGATTAAAGATTCTTGGTATCTCATCAGTATTGGGGGCAATCAACTTTGTTGTTACAATTCTCAAATGTAAACACCCTGACATGTCAATTGGGCAAGTCCCACTTTTAGCATGGTCATTTTTGTCATCATCTTTGATTATTCTAGTTGCAATTCCAACATTTGCAGCAGCACTTTTGATGTTGCTAACTGACAGACTTGGTGTAAGTGGATTCTTCAATCCTGCAATGGGAGGAGATCCAATAGCATATGCACACTTGTTCTGGTTTACGTTCCATCCTGAGGTGTATGTGTTGGTAATCCCAGCAATCGGTATGATGTATGAAATTATTCCAAGATTCTCAAGAAAACCAATCTACAGCTACAACTCTGGTGTCTTTGCGTTTGTTTTGCTATCTATTGTAGGCTTTTCATCATGGGCACACCACATGTATGCAACCGGAATGTCATTTACCGAAAAGACCGTCTTTATGGTGGGAACGCTTGCCGCAGTGCCAGCATCTGCAATGCACGTTTTCAACTTTATTGCAACAATGTGGAATGGCAGAATTAAATTTTCAACACCAATGATGTGGGCAGTTGGAGGCATTGCATTGTTCTTCTCAGCAGGCGCAGGCGGTGTAGCAAATGCTGCAATGCCATTAGACTTTACAACACACGACACATACTGGGTAGTCGGTCACTTCCATCTCTTTGTGATGGGTACAATTGCATTTGGTTCAGTTGGTTTTCTCTACTACATGTTCCCATATGTAACAGGAAGAATGTACAATGAAACAATGGGTAAGGTTCATTTTGCCATGTCATTTATTGGAACTGTTTTGGTATTCTTTACACAACACGTACTTGGCTTGTACGGAATGCCAAGAAGAATTTTCGATTATCCTCCAATCCCAGAATGGATTGCAATGAACCAGATTGCCACAGTGGGCGCAATGATTATTGGTGTCAGCATGGCAATCTTTTTGGCAAACATGATTTACAGTTCAGGAAAAGGAAAACTTGCAAATACCGAAGACCCATTCGGAGTAGGCGGCAAGTATTACTATCCATTTGAGGCAAAGAACCCATCACATTAG